A single region of the Halobellus ruber genome encodes:
- a CDS encoding CBS domain-containing protein translates to MSNSSTLVRDVMSTALVTVSPDASVAEAARLMRERDVNALLVPTTEVGIVTSTDVIDTVAEDLDPGETPVSAVMTEAVETVPPGVRLTEAAAMMETLGISHLPVVDDDFVGMISATDITAEVS, encoded by the coding sequence ATGTCAAACAGTTCGACGCTGGTTCGCGACGTGATGTCGACCGCGCTCGTGACCGTCAGTCCGGACGCGAGCGTCGCCGAGGCGGCGCGGCTGATGCGCGAACGCGACGTCAACGCGCTGCTGGTCCCGACGACCGAGGTCGGTATCGTCACGAGTACCGACGTGATCGACACCGTCGCGGAGGATCTCGACCCCGGAGAGACCCCCGTCTCGGCGGTGATGACCGAAGCCGTCGAGACGGTGCCGCCGGGGGTCCGGCTCACCGAGGCCGCGGCGATGATGGAGACCCTCGGCATCAGCCACCTCCCGGTGGTCGACGACGACTTCGTCGGGATGATCTCCGCGACCGACATCACCGCCGAAGTCTCGTAG
- the yqeC gene encoding selenium cofactor biosynthesis protein YqeC, with translation MDIVDALEAATGTTCVVGAGGKKTTMAALARRLDRAVVTATVRIPIFDEWAGRVAVTEDPTRTLEAALERDDDGEWPLGVVPEREREDRYRGYDLAVVDRLADFDVPVLLKADGARMRRFKAPDDHEPRLPATADTVVAIASVHVVGEPLSEELVHRVPEVSRITGVEPGEEIAAEDVAAVLASDRGGRKDVPEGATYVPLLNMVDDDALEAAARDVASGIHDRIDVPRVVLAEMRADDPVVDVV, from the coding sequence ATGGACATCGTCGACGCGCTGGAGGCCGCCACAGGGACGACGTGCGTCGTCGGCGCCGGCGGCAAGAAGACCACGATGGCGGCGCTCGCCCGACGGCTGGACCGCGCGGTCGTCACCGCCACGGTCCGGATCCCGATCTTCGACGAGTGGGCCGGACGAGTCGCCGTCACGGAGGACCCGACAAGAACCCTCGAAGCGGCGCTCGAACGGGACGACGACGGGGAATGGCCGCTGGGGGTCGTCCCCGAGCGGGAACGCGAGGACCGGTATCGGGGCTACGACCTCGCGGTCGTCGATCGCCTCGCCGACTTCGACGTGCCGGTCCTCCTGAAGGCCGACGGCGCCCGGATGCGGCGGTTCAAGGCGCCCGACGACCACGAGCCGCGGCTGCCCGCCACCGCCGACACGGTGGTCGCGATCGCGAGCGTCCACGTCGTCGGCGAACCGCTCTCCGAGGAGCTGGTGCATCGGGTTCCGGAGGTCAGCCGGATCACCGGCGTAGAACCCGGCGAGGAGATCGCGGCCGAAGACGTGGCAGCGGTGCTCGCCAGCGACCGCGGCGGGCGGAAGGACGTGCCCGAAGGGGCGACGTACGTTCCACTTTTGAATATGGTCGACGACGACGCCCTCGAAGCGGCGGCGAGAGACGTCGCCAGCGGGATCCACGACCGGATCGACGTCCCGCGGGTGGTGCTCGCGGAGATGCGCGCCGACGACCCCGTCGTCGACGTGGTCTGA
- a CDS encoding BGTF surface domain-containing protein, with protein MRSRRSGTGWLGRGRPVRIAAALVVLVTALAPATFAAPVAAGPSVTVDHEGDRVTVANGTAQVVRGTADAPVGTEILVRVRSTDGTDPAFLKAERGVVTENGTWAVAFDFAHQSAGDGFRLTAQTENGSAEIEVDGEVVACEGDCAETPPSDTPTPIPEQTATPTRTAGPDAPVTFGENVFLADTGGVTAVPVTFDGGDTDRAVVVVGDAAEVNYELEAVVTDGDGDGEAILYVDTSLAGRGGDTVSTSGGDSVTIRSETPLEGTLDPATYDVALYAGGEGTDAPADVGSLVVQAAATPTVATDAPTNEPADAGGDGPGSVAVGALVSGAFLLGGAVLAAVLLEW; from the coding sequence ATGCGTAGCCGTCGGTCGGGGACGGGGTGGCTGGGTCGCGGCCGTCCGGTTCGGATCGCAGCCGCGCTCGTCGTCCTCGTGACCGCGCTTGCGCCGGCGACGTTCGCCGCGCCGGTCGCGGCGGGCCCGAGCGTCACGGTCGACCACGAGGGCGATCGGGTGACGGTCGCAAACGGCACCGCGCAGGTCGTGCGCGGCACCGCCGACGCGCCGGTCGGCACCGAGATCCTGGTGCGGGTTCGGTCGACGGACGGCACCGACCCGGCCTTCCTCAAGGCGGAACGCGGCGTCGTGACCGAGAACGGCACCTGGGCCGTCGCCTTCGACTTCGCGCACCAGTCGGCAGGCGACGGGTTCAGGCTGACCGCCCAAACCGAGAACGGCTCCGCCGAGATCGAGGTCGACGGCGAGGTCGTCGCTTGCGAGGGCGACTGCGCGGAAACCCCGCCGAGCGACACGCCAACACCGATCCCGGAACAGACCGCGACCCCGACGCGGACGGCCGGTCCCGACGCGCCGGTGACGTTCGGCGAGAACGTGTTCCTGGCCGACACCGGCGGGGTTACGGCCGTGCCAGTCACGTTCGACGGGGGCGACACCGACCGGGCCGTCGTCGTCGTCGGCGACGCGGCCGAGGTGAACTACGAACTCGAAGCCGTGGTCACCGACGGCGACGGGGACGGCGAGGCGATCCTCTACGTCGACACCTCCCTGGCCGGGCGCGGCGGCGACACCGTCAGCACCTCCGGCGGCGACAGCGTGACGATCAGATCCGAGACCCCACTCGAGGGGACGCTCGATCCCGCTACCTACGACGTCGCGCTGTATGCCGGCGGCGAGGGGACCGACGCGCCCGCCGACGTCGGGAGCCTCGTCGTCCAGGCGGCGGCCACCCCGACCGTGGCGACCGACGCCCCGACGAACGAGCCGGCCGACGCCGGCGGCGACGGTCCCGGATCGGTCGCCGTCGGCGCCCTCGTCAGCGGCGCGTTCCTGCTCGGCGGGGCCGTCCTGGCCGCGGTGCTTCTGGAGTGGTGA
- a CDS encoding molybdenum cofactor guanylyltransferase encodes MRACLVLAGGRSTRFGDSDKAVADLAGTPMIRRVVDRIAGVVDEVVINCRADQVDSIRDAVAGSGFEPTFAVDRETDEGPMAGIARGLEAVSAEYAFVVACDMPFVDPDFVEYLFERAAGHDAAVPRPDEWYQTTQAVYRTETMTRACRQALDRGADRIVAPLGDLDEIVVDGAEIERVAAADTFDNINTREEFRTANERLAGE; translated from the coding sequence ATGCGCGCGTGTCTGGTGCTCGCCGGCGGCCGCTCGACCCGGTTCGGCGACAGCGACAAAGCGGTTGCCGACCTCGCGGGGACGCCGATGATCCGCCGGGTGGTCGACCGGATCGCAGGCGTCGTCGACGAGGTGGTGATCAACTGTCGTGCGGATCAGGTCGATTCCATCCGCGACGCCGTGGCCGGCAGCGGCTTCGAGCCGACGTTCGCGGTCGACCGCGAGACCGACGAGGGGCCGATGGCGGGGATCGCTCGCGGGCTTGAGGCCGTTTCGGCGGAGTACGCCTTCGTCGTCGCCTGCGATATGCCGTTCGTCGATCCCGACTTCGTCGAGTACCTGTTCGAGCGTGCTGCCGGCCACGACGCCGCGGTCCCGCGCCCCGACGAGTGGTATCAGACGACGCAGGCGGTTTATCGGACCGAGACGATGACGCGGGCGTGTCGGCAGGCGCTGGACCGTGGCGCCGACCGGATCGTCGCGCCGCTCGGTGACCTCGACGAGATCGTGGTCGACGGCGCGGAGATCGAGCGGGTCGCCGCCGCCGACACCTTCGACAACATCAACACCCGCGAGGAGTTCCGAACCGCAAACGAGCGGCTCGCTGGGGAGTAA
- the epsC gene encoding serine O-acetyltransferase EpsC: protein MEYRYDGDAHERLFAAYQDDTEPFPTSVTACFPDRNHRREEVELLQELLFPTCWNAPELVRDELAVLEHLDELGELFRAGICPYSDGETRPRETVSALIDSLPRLRRVLKRDVEAAYKGDPAAKTYMEIIRSYPGFLAIAVQRVAHVLYDVGAEEYARELTEYAKTRTGIDIHPGAEIGEYFFVDHGTGVVIGETATVGEWVRLYQDVTLGALHFEEEEGDEHALKKGYKRHPDIGDHVVIGAGTKVLGAITVGDHVSIGANSWITEDVPDHTKVYIKSHPTQERKRYEE, encoded by the coding sequence ATGGAGTACCGGTACGACGGTGACGCACACGAGCGGCTCTTCGCCGCCTACCAGGACGACACGGAGCCGTTCCCGACCAGCGTGACGGCGTGTTTTCCGGACCGCAACCACCGTCGGGAGGAGGTCGAACTGTTGCAGGAACTGCTGTTTCCGACCTGCTGGAACGCGCCCGAACTCGTCCGCGACGAACTCGCGGTGCTCGAACACCTCGACGAACTCGGCGAACTGTTCAGAGCCGGCATCTGCCCGTACTCCGACGGCGAGACGCGGCCGCGCGAGACGGTGTCGGCGCTCATCGACAGCCTGCCGCGGCTCCGGCGGGTGCTGAAACGCGACGTCGAGGCCGCGTACAAGGGCGACCCCGCCGCGAAGACGTATATGGAGATCATCCGGTCGTACCCCGGATTCTTAGCGATCGCGGTCCAGCGCGTCGCCCACGTGCTCTACGACGTCGGCGCCGAGGAGTACGCCCGCGAACTGACCGAGTACGCGAAGACCCGGACCGGGATCGACATCCACCCGGGCGCGGAGATCGGCGAGTACTTCTTCGTCGACCACGGCACCGGCGTCGTGATCGGCGAGACCGCGACCGTCGGCGAGTGGGTCCGGCTCTACCAGGACGTGACGCTCGGCGCGCTCCACTTCGAGGAGGAGGAAGGCGACGAGCACGCCCTGAAGAAGGGGTACAAGCGCCACCCCGACATCGGCGACCACGTCGTGATCGGGGCGGGCACGAAGGTGCTCGGCGCGATCACGGTCGGCGACCACGTCAGCATCGGCGCCAACTCCTGGATCACCGAGGACGTCCCCGATCACACCAAGGTGTACATCAAAAGCCACCCGACCCAGGAGCGGAAACGGTACGAGGAGTGA